The sequence atctcctgATCACTTACAatacataaaatgtaaatgttatgcaaatacttgtaaatacaatgtaaacagctgtaaacactatgtaaatagttgaaaAAGCAGCAAACTCAAGTCTTACTGGAattcacccacccccaccccccaatattTTTGATctaaggttggttgaatccacagatgaggaacccacaggtatttttttttttaatgtctttattggagtataattgctttaccatggtgtgttagtttctgctttataacaaagtgaatcagctatacatatacatatatccccatatctcctcgctcttgcgtctccctcccaccctatcccacccctctaggtggtcacaaagcaccaagctgatctccctgtgctatgcggctgcttcccactagctatctattttggtagtatatataagtccacgccactctcactttgtcccagcttacccttccccctccccgtgtccccaagtccattctctacatctacatctttattcccatcctgtccctaggttcttcataaactttttttttttaagattccatatatgttagcatacggtatttatttttctctttctgacttacttcattctgtatgacagtctctaggtccatctacctcactacaaataactcaatttagtttctttttatggctgagtaatattccattgtatatatgtgccacatcttctttatccattcatctgtcggtggacacttaggctgcttccatgtcctggctattgtaaatagaactgcaatgaacattgtggtacataactctttttgaattatggccacaggtattctttaagaaaaataaatacataaacgcCATGTGAGgaacacaaaaagaaacacaccTGAAGACTTTTGACCAgggatattctctttttttttaataagttataaatacttttaaatttatcaatGTTCATCAAAGAGCTCCCAAAGTTATTAAATCTTCTTCATTTTTCAGGAATTATTAATTCCCAGAGCAGACCACCTGCAGAAAAAGATGTATTTTAGAAAGTCAGGTTTCAAGCATCATGTCAGACCTATGAAGTCAGGGAATTAAGATGCTAGAAATGAATGCCTCAGCTGAGGACTATTAACTAACTGCCACAATTATTCTAAACCAGTCATGAAATAAAagatccacattttaaaattctagttctgtttaaataaaaacatcacGGAAACTGTTCAATCCATTACAAGGTTTAACCTTTAAAGGCTTTGTTGAAGTAAAaactatacatttatttattttctcaaaaacatCTTCCACAAAAGACTAAGGGAGTTTACTTTTGCAGATACTAAAGAGAAGAGACCTGTAGCCTCCTCCGTTCTAACTCAAGTGTTTGGCAAAGATCCATGAAGTGGAAGGCAGAAGGTCAGCTCTGTACACAAGCATCTCCTGTGGAAAGTTACTCAATCCCAAGGGCAAAGTAAGGGTAACACTTCTGAAATGAATTTGGAAAGATCAAAAAGGGAGAGCAGCAGAGGATGGGGTTGCTGGTGTACCAGGCTTCTCTCCAGACAGCTGGCAGCcacgccacccccacccccatcccccatcccagaAGACAGGAACAATGCTATAAAGGTAACTGAGTAATTTGGGCTAGCCAACTCTTCAAGTCTAATTCAAGCGCTTCCCTCACCTAGCTATTCCCTGCATTTGGTTTAGAAAAGAAGATAAGCCTTaacaacaatataaatatataaactctCTCTTTTCTAAGGCTCAAAGGAAGAATACACTTAAAGATAAGCAAAAATGAAGCCACTCAACATTTCAAGAGATAGCAGTCTATATAGCATTGCTACCGCTTTTGTTACCGGCTACTATACATCAGGAGGGGCTACCCACTGAAAGCCTCTGGGTACAAAGTCCTTGACAGAAGAGACCCTGTGTCTTCTCATCTtggcattttctagagttttaaacAATAGATatctattgaatgaataaatgttcaaATAGCAGAAATGACCCTTTTTCTTGACTCTCAGGATCATATTTTCATACATCATCAGTTGTCTCTCTGTgcgttttgtgtgtgtgaactATTAAGTTCTGTTAAGCTTAATAAATACTGAGTATCACCACCACTCAGTGCCggtcctttaatttctttcaatgattTTAGCCCCCGAGCTGGATTCTCTAGGTTCCTCCTGGCTCCTAAAGGCAGAAAGATACCAGCAGCCATTTCCTCTTTACATTTCTAAGCAGGTTTTAGGTTCCTCTAGTTTCTCTTTCAGTAAAAGAAGCAGTCAAAAGATAGAAGTGACTAGAATCACCACCATCACACCTTGTTATTCCTTACGAGTAATTTTCAAGTCTCTGCCTTTGCTGCTATTAAATCTTTagacaatttatatttatttataccatcCCTACTACATCTTCAGCTTAAGCCAGTGGTTCTAAAGAGGGGGACACTTGAAAGTTATCTAGGAGCTTCTGAGTCAACCGGTACAGTTCAGGGCTCAGGCTTGTGAATTTTGGAAAACATTCCTCGGGTGATTATAAAGGTACACTTGCTTTCATACTAAGTCCAATTTACTGGATTCAAGGTACAATTAAGATCTATcttatttagaaaataacattaaaatctaCAAAGGTTTTTGAATTAAGGAAGTTTCATGATCATTACTGGGAAGATCTAagattgcaaaatatttttcctttgaagcTATCCTCGGAAAAATGTGGTCTAATAGTCTAAGAGATACCAATTTAGTTAAGTTTATCTTATAACAGTGCAGACAGTAGCACTGGATTTTACCCTACAGTCACTGACCTGGTTTCTGAGTTATATACACCTATGCATTTCAACAACAGGTCTTTGTAATTAgcattcaaaataaagttttaggATTGAAGTTCAAGACTATGTGTAATCCTAAAAATGAATATGTTGGAATAAAATCTCATTAAGTGCAAGGAGTGAAGTATAAAGTGCTTGAGATTTGGAGAGTAAAAAAGACCTAGATTCTAGTTTGAATGCCACCACCTATCCACTCTTAACTTGAGAGTCTTTTTTTGACTTCACTGTCCTTCCATTTCCCCATGGGGGCCAGGGAAATAGGACACCTGGGACCAATGTAGATCCAACCACATGTTCTTCCTCCAAAAGTAGTATTatgctgaaaattttaaaatgattattcaaTTCTTGGAAAGGCCCTATGTGGATTCAGATTCTTCTTTTTGTAACCAGGATTCAAAAATAATCAGGACATATATTAAACAGACCTCAGTAGAATGTCTGCTATCCATGACTCCCAAGATATGGCTTCTGTTCTGGTTTCTCTTTGACAGTTTACAAAGCCTATTCACACATAtatcatttaatcatcataatgACTCTAATGAAGTAGTTTGGTCAGGTACTGTTCTCTCTcctttacacatgagaaaactaaggttcagaaagttaaggacttgcccaagatcgTACAATCAGTTAAACATCAGGTCTTCTAAGTCCAAAGctcttgcattttcttttatacACAAATGAAGTACACAGGAATCACTCTTACTCTCTGTCCCAATAACATAGAAAACCATGATATCTTCTGGTCCTCGTGAATATATGCTAGTTATAGCAATAATTGTATCACCTGTGAGGTCCACATGAAGTCCAAGAGACTTCTGATGCTCCtaaaaattagcatttttaaaaatcacccttTTTGTCAAGGCAGGCTTAACCCTAAGCAACAGCTAACAAAACTGACTAGGAAGAAAGTTAGATTAGGAACAAGGAAATCATGTACAAATGTTGAGATTTCATGTCtttgaaataatcaataaactTTTTAAGAACAGCTCCCCACAaccatatttacttattttacaaaatgattcACCATGGGATTTCTTTAAATAACCATCTAATCTTAAAGGCACTTAAGTATATCTTGTATACACAGATATCATACCATGTgtaaaatcacaaaatatattatggttctctttttataaatgaaaaaagtgaaaTCCAGACAGGATTAATgtcttgatgaatatagatgtagcTAAAGTGAAACACATGCTAAGCTAGAGAACAGGAGAAGCAAAGTTAAGCCTCAGGACTTCCAGCCTAGACTGTTTTCCACTACACAGTGATACTTCTTATCAGCTGGGGACAGGTTCCTTATCCCTCCTTTTTCACAGCTCAGTGAGGAAGACTGGCCACATGTAAAATTCcaaagaggcaggaaagaggtgaaagggaaagaagccaggctCTCTATTACTCCTACATTGGTATGTAGCTTTCGCATTATCTCTCAGCTATTATTATAAGTGGTGGTGTGGTGTGGATCTTACAGGGGAGTAATAGCACCAAGCAGAGGGAGCCTCTGGAGACAGACGTTCCAGTTCTGACCCTGCCTATAAGAAGTCActtcagagcttccctggtggcgcagtggttgagagtctgcctgccgatgcaggggacacgggttcgtgccccggtccgggaaggtcccacatgccgcggagcggctgggcccgtgagccatggccactgagcctgcgcgtccagagcttgtgctctgcaacgggagaggccacaacagtgagaggcccacgtaccgcaaaaaaaaaaaaaaaaaaagaagaagtcacTTCATATCTataggccttagtttcctcatttattgatTTAACACTCctctattgagcacctactatgtgccaggcactgttactGGTCCTGGAGGTATGCCAGTGAGTAAACAGAAACCTTCTGTCTCAGAACTTACATTCTAATTGAAGTAAAGCAATTCGgatgataaataaatacaaaatatgcaGGCAATGGTGTAGcctagccactagccatatgtggctattaaaataaaaaaacaaacatacaaaaaatttagttcctcagctttactagccacatttcaagggctccacagccacatatggctagtggctaccatattgtaGAGTGCAGGCACAGAACGTTTcattatcacagaaagttctactggacagtgccAGGATAGAGTGGGGATAGATGGGGAACGGATGCTATTTTAGATGGAATGTTGAGGGAAAGCCTCTCCAATTAGGAGGCTTGAAAACAGATCTGAAAAGAGATCTGAAGTGAGGGAGAAAACATCTGAAAAGAGATCTGAAATGAGGGAATAAGTCAAGTTGCTATCTGAAGGAAGAGGTTCCAAACAAAAGGAGATAATTTATTTGTGGTATTGTATACACATCACTTAAGGTCCCTTTCAGCATTAAAATTTGAATTCAAAGTTCTTCAAACAATGGTctgaggttttagttttattagaATAAAGCATGGTACAAAAGAAACTGCAAcaattccatttctgttttgcagaAAGCAATGCTTCCATGTGCTGCCTACTCCGTATTTAAAAACACTTCCTAAAAACTCACAAGATTAGAAACAAAAAGTAGAGAACATTTCCCTTTTAAGTCAGACAACTGAATATTTTGAACTTCCTAAGTCGTGATTCCTCTGTCTCTAACATAACTCTAAAGGCTTTGCCAAGCCCTTTCTTGAAAGCTTAATTCTCCCCTTCCCAAATCCACCAAacacctctaattttttttttttttccgtctgCACCATGCATCATGCAGGATCCCTACCAACCAGAGATCAAATccaggtcccctgcagtggaagcgtggaatcttaaccaccagacagccagggaagtcccacccctcTTAATTTATTAGCATCATTTATTCCGTACACTAGAAACTGAGACGTTATCTTTCCAGTGATACTTAGGCATGTTAGGTTAACCAGGTGAACTACCTTTCAGACAGAATGCTGCCCAATGATCACTAAATCTGTAAAGCAATACACAAATTTGAAGCAGTCAGCCTATGTATTACCTTCCCAATAAGAGAGTAGCATGCTCACCATTTCATATCTTAAATCCCAGGGCTCTCATGCATTCCTTGTGGGCCTCAATTAGGGGTCCAcagttctcttctcctttctcaatGATGCTATAAAACAAAATGTACTTGTTATCTAACAAAGTAGGCACTAAGCACATTAGTGGTAAAAAAGCATGCAAGACAGTGATGGGGAGTGAGGCCAAACACGGATCTCACTGAATACaactggagttttaaaaaatgctattataCCAAATGGCTTTGTTTTATTGGCTCCTGTGATACCTCCTTGCCCATGAAAATGTCCCACAGATAACTAGTTTTGGGGGGGGCACGGAGGAATCTGATTAGAAGAAATAATTATGCATATTAAATATTGCCTCTAGACAATATCCAAGGAATAATACCGCTCTATAATGaaataaactgaataaaaagTTAATGTTAAATGGACAGAAAGAAGAGCTTTATTTTTTGCCTATCGCAGAGGAATTAAATTTTGATTCTGCTCTACATTCAAATACACCTAAGTAAATCTACTTCTAACCACAAGACACCCAACACAAAGAGCAAAAAACATTTGGCTGCCAAGAGCAGCCTGATGAGCCCCACTCATGATGATCAAAGAActttttacttataaaattcACAAAGGAAAGACTAGGACCACACAGCTTTATTTCTAAGGGcctgaaaatgtaattttagcACAGAATCAAGTTAAGCCAAattcaactacaaaaaaaaattgactcCTGACTCTAGATATTTTGGGAGAAGCCATAGTGGTCAGAGATAACTGATGCAGAAGTAATTTAAAGAAAGGTAGGTTCTCCTTCCTTCTAAATCCTACATATCCTTCAATAACTTTAAGGGCTGTCTGCTTGGGATAGCAAGCTCCTTGTGAAACTAATAGCTAGCCCTCCCTGATCGTTTACTGAATGCTGTAaatactgtgctaggcacttgaTGTGGCTTATAGCACAGTAATCCTGGAGGCAGATACTTTTattaggcccattttacagatatgaggcagatatgttaaaaaatttgctcaaggtcacaaagctggtttggtggacCAGAATTCAAACCCTGACACTGGATCCCAGACTCTTAATCATGATAAAATAATATCTGAAAGTTCAATAAGTACTTAAAGTGTGTAAGTATTGTTACCGATCATAGTAGTCTTTCAATTCTCCCTTCACAGTATTATTTGCAAAGTACTGAGTATTAATAGAAAGCACTGAGCTACTACAACTTTATTCCCCCTCTATGCCACTTATGATCTCTTTACTTTCTATGTGAGGACAaaaaggggctggagggagaggtgtACATTCACGTTATCTGAAGATTTCTTCTGAGATTTGTTCCACAATAGAGGCTGTataccagcggtccccaacatttttggcaccagggaccagttttgtggaagacagtttttccacagggttggggcggggggagaTAGGTGTTAGTTCAAGCTGTAATGTGAGTGATAGGGGAATGATTCAGGCTGTAATGAGAGCAATGGGGAgctggggagcggcagatgaagcttcactcgcagCTCATGGCCTGTAGCTCATGGCCCGTAGCTCATGCCTCGCTGTGCAGCCCGGTTGGGGGCCCTTGCTGTATACAATAGCTGTATacaataagaacaaacaaaaccttttgCGGGTTAATGGTACTGTAGATGTACTATTCTCAACACTATAATGTCATCTATGTCATAGCCTGGTTGATTTTTAAATCATCTAAAAGGGGTGGGGTTAAGGGGATCTTCCCTACTGTTAAGAAACGTACCCTGTCCTGTGTCCTACTATGTCTAAATTTTGGGAGAAATTACCAGAAAACTTACTCTTTGATACTGCCAAACCTGGTACAGCAATCATTAACTTTAATGCTCCATTAACTTTAAGCTCCTTTAAATCAAGCAGCATCTTTACCCGTTTCTACGTCTTCGGACCTAAGGCAGTGCTTGACCTATAACAGATGCTGAGAAACCCTTTGCAGTAAAGAATGAACGGACGAAGCGAGCCCAGGTCAATCCGCTCTCTCTCCAATCCTCTCATGTTTCCCCAGCCTGAGCTATAGGATCAGTCTGCAGACAGCTGACTGCGAACCCTACAGGGCTCTACAACCCTCAAGAGCGCCGCACGACAAAGCGAGGGCCACGACCAGCTCCACGCGGCGCAGAGGCGCCCGAACGCAGCGCGCGAAGCCTGCCGGCCGCCCCCTCCCTGACTGCGCACTGACCACGCATCGCGCGCCTTCTTGGTCTCCGGGCAGGCGCAACAGGGCTTCAGAGGCTTCTTCTCCTGCGACTCAGATGGGGCAGGGCTTGCGGCCGCCAGACCCGGCATTTTTCGCGCCAAAAGCAGCAACTAGTACAGACGCCCTAAACTCTTCAGCCTCCGCAAACGCCGCCGATTAGCCCGCAATCACTTCCGGCAGTCGCTGTGAAAAGAACAGGAAGTCCTACCTCCCTCTGACaattgggggtgaggggaaggagaagggattaaaagggaaaaaaaggcgcGTGCGCAGAAGAGGCAAAATAAAGCCATTAACGCGAGAGCGCCTCTTCGGCGCAGGCGCAGAGAGGCGAGATGAAAGTGCTGAGTTTGTAAATCGACTTGGGGAGGACCCACAAAGGATGAAAGTAGTAAGGCTGCTCAGAGATATCTCAACCCTACACCCACCACGAATGTCGAAAACCGAAGCCTGAGAAGgtgaaatgacttgtccaagccaaacaagagaaaccactagCGAAAGCCAGTTCCTCTTGAATATCAGATTAGTTCCCAGTATTTTACGCTCAACATTCTCTGCCTTTTTATTGTCCTCTCCACCCCCCCTTAAGTTTGAACAATCCAATTCAcaagttttgaagaaaaaaaaaattcctctgctACTCATACCTCACCCCACACGCTTTAAATCCTCAGCTAGTTGGTATTCATAGCTCCCTCTCCAACTGATTTGATTTCAGTATGAATTGTCCAGTCACAAGGCAAATATACCAGTTAGAAAAATGCTTTTTCCTCGTCATTTCTCAAATTCAGTTAACACCTATCTACCTAAGTAGATAAGTAAACTGGTGCCTACGTTATTTGCAATATAATGCCCATAACCATTGCGGTTTTTTTCTGCAGAGAATTGTTGGAGAAAGaatgaacttattttttaaagcaggacTTCCGGGCGTTCGTAAAACAGCTGCCTAGGGATAGATATTTTGGGTAATAAAACTTTCAGTATCACCTAACCGAGGTTTGTCTCTGTATTTCAGAGATTTAGCTCAGGGAATCCTGAGGTGTGTCTGTGAACTGGTGCCACGTAGGAGTAACTTCTATGTGTGTATTTTCGAAGATACTAAGACCATCCCCATTTCGTCATCTAAAAACTACTAATTAGCATGAATTTTACTTCATTCTGCATTGATATGTTTAATAATACAACATCCTGCCCTTACATTCTCCTGAAGTCACCCTTAACCACTATTCTTTCAACCAGCTGTTCACTTATCTTGTTACTCAGAGTGCTTCTTGAACTGGCAACATCGATATCGCTTGGAAATGTAGTATACTATAAACACAGTTCAAcaaatcaatggggaaaagaaaataaactggaaaaaattaaattccacaTCTAGATGTGAAAGGacaaactaagaaattaataGAAGATACTAGAGGAGATTATCTTTATACCAAAGGGTGCGGAACAACCGGTTAGACGACATTtcaaaagaacaaattttaagtaaaaaaactgATGAAGTTAATTACATGAAAATAAAGGTTTGAGGATTTACAAAGGACATGCTAAATTATTTAAACTGTTACCCATACCTGCCCCTAAGAGCTAAAGGATCCTTACCTTGATTTATCTCTTTGCTTATTTCAAAGCACCTGGTATTTGTCAAAGATGTTTTACAGCTGTGCTTCCAGGAACGTGCAGTGGTCAACCAACCTGAACCGGCTCTGACTTCACCACAGAAATGTTTCTGCGCAGGTGAAACCTGGCAGTGTCCAAAAGTTACCTTTGCTTCATTACTATGCTAAAATCTCCACCCAGGGGGGAAACTTGCACTTTGCTAGACACAATCCATGCAGTGTGCAAAGAAGTGTGGAAGACTGCACGTGCCCCAGTTGCCCCTGAAAATCTCCTCCCATTTCCTAGAGGCTTGATTATGTCCCTGCCTCCTAACCACTTAAAATTCTTTTACTCCTCTCCCCCGGGGGAGAAGGTATATTTAGAGCACAAGCTCTCCACCATTCCTTGATCAATGAATAAAGTTTCTGCTCTGCTATGCCAAACCCGGGTTCATTTGATTTGCGTTTGCAACTCCAGGCAAAGGACTGAGGGGTCACCGACCTGTTGGGGATCTGTAACAAAATAAGGACTGTAACAAATCTGTAACAAAATAAGCGCCACATTAGACTGACGTGGCGCTAATGCCATGGCGACCtacataagcaaaccaaaattTAAGCCtataaatgcctcaaggttaaaaaatcaaaatgctgAAGGCAACCAATCACAAGCAGCTAACTAGGCTTTAAGCTGTAGCCAGTCAACAATTTCCTTACTTTTCTTCCACCTTTTTTCTATAAAAGCCTCTCCCAGAGCTCCTGTTGGTGAAGCTTTCCTAACCACTTCTGGTTTGGTGCTTCCTGATTGGAATCAATTTTTCCTCaattaaactcttaaaaattttaatatgcctcagtgtCTTTTAACAGACACTGTAGACAAAGTTAACAAATAGATGACGAACTGGtaaaagatatttgaaatatcTAAATCCAACATGGGATTAATGTCTAGAATACTTATGGAACTTAGTAACAATAAGAGAACAGCAacctcaatagaaaaatggagaagagataTGAACAGACAATATATAGAAGCAAAAATACTCAagcaaatttttttgtttgtttctctgcctATTTAACACTGGAGAATATGTAGAATATGTAGAAGAGAAAATCCAAGGTCAGCACTCACAAAAAGGGCTGTTCCAAGAGTACTaatcataaaaatggaaaataaaacaacaatgaggtatcactttacACCCATTAGACTGAAATTAGATTAGTACTTGGATAATGCCAAGTACTGATGAGTATGCAGGAATCCTTGGGAATGGAGACTGGTCCTGCCATTTTGGAAGGCAGTTAGGCAGTGTCCAGTTAATTTAAGAATAGGTGCATATCCTATGACTCAGCAGTTCTATTCCTGGATCTATATTCCAAAGAACTTCCCAGCAAGTCCTTAAGGGAACATGTTATGGGGATCATTGTCACAGCATATTTATGTAGCAGGGAACTGGAGGCAATCTGGGCATTCATCACTGGGGAGGTAGATAGGGAAATGTGGAGTACAGGGTCCGAACTAGAAGAAATTGACAACGTACCCACATagtaaaatgcacacattttaaaaatagcatgggTAGTggaaaaaagtcagaaagagaatagatACATAGTCCAGtactatttgcatatatttaaagaaggtgtgcaaaaacaaaaatacgtGTATGAACACATGTGTGAAATGATTTGCTTATTTAAACAGAATGGTTGCCTATAAGGAGAGGCAAGTGGGGGCAGAGAATAAAGATAAATGCAACTAAAGTACCCTTGCAGGGACCAATGATGATCATGTGTCATGCACAGAGGACAATTAAGTCCTGCACCTGAAGACCAAGGACAACTATGCTGGTTGCATCCTGCTCTATGCAGTTTTGAAAACACTGCTTTATGGGGTAGAAAtggaatttaattattttaatgtccTCTTTCACTACACTTTTAGGTGGTGTGGAACAAAGAGACTACACGCTGAGGTGGTgtggaaaattttattctaagGGTTAAGCCACTTCCTTGCTTCTAAGTAAAAACAATCATTTTGTCATAAAGAGGTATTGTGACTTTCTAGAAGATGTGTGGTCATCTTGTCATACTCATTTTGGGCCCCCAACAGTAGTTAGCACATGAGACACAGCATAACTGCTTTTTACTCAAATTATTCCCCCAAAGCTTTATTTTGCCCTGTTGCTGCCAAGAATCTAGAAGCACTTTTTTCCTCAGAAAGATCTCCCTTAAATaagcagagaaacaaacaaaaacaaatacaaaattaaaatgttttggaCTGATTTTCCCTTTTAGTACTGTCCAGTAACTCATACTGGcactaataattctttttttcatcacttttaaaaatatttatttatttatttattttggctgtgctgggtcttagctgcagcgtgtgggatcttcgttgcggcatgcaggatcttcagttgcggcatgcatgcgggatctagttccccaaccagggatcgaaccccgggccccctgcgttgggagcgtggagtcttacccactggaccatgagggaagtccctggcactGATAATTCTTCACAGAGAACCCAGATTTTTTAGAACACTTAGAATGAATAATCAGTTGAAATGACAACATAGTCTTCAACTACAATACCTTCCATATATGTAGGACTGTTGAGTTTGTGAAccattatttaatcttcacagtagtTGTGAAAACAAGCAGGGACCCTTTGGGGCCCGCCCAGGTACAAAAGCCTTTCTAGTTCCCTTGTTTCTTGTTTATAGGAAAAAGGCTTCAGCTTCCTAGACTTTCCCTGACTCCCAAAGTACAGATTCAGATAGTTAGTGATTAGAACAATAGGGGCACAAGACTCCTAGTTCCTCCTAAAAGGATATACATAAGAACCTGATACAGATCTGAGTCCCAttacaggaactaaggcccccacccaggtggaggatggtaacttcagccTGAGCACAAGCACAggggaccccagactggttggaaccagaaggctgatgattaaGATTCttggaacaccaccctgttacctcaccaccaaccaatctgAAGAGAGTCAGTCACACACCCTGTGGCTCTCCCCGcaaatttgcctttaaaaactcttccctgaaacccacgggggagttcaggtcttttgagcatgagctgctcATTCTCTTTGCTTGGCCCTTgtaataaacatttctctgctccaaactccaatgtttcagtttgtttggcctcactgtgcatctgACACGTGAACTTGGGTTCAATAACAGTTGAATGTGTTA is a genomic window of Delphinus delphis chromosome 4, mDelDel1.2, whole genome shotgun sequence containing:
- the COX17 gene encoding cytochrome c oxidase copper chaperone: MPGLAAASPAPSESQEKKPLKPCCACPETKKARDACIIEKGEENCGPLIEAHKECMRALGFKI